In the Bifidobacterium catenulatum PV20-2 genome, one interval contains:
- a CDS encoding FHA domain-containing protein, which yields MTDPIPSAGETTIIGLPAITVPVTSTGDRPLTKEDLETIMRLADGTALLISTRGAVSGSRYLLDEDEITVGRDPSADILLDDSTVSRSHAVFRRLNGRYCVIDAGSLNGTYVNRQRVDQQELKNGDEIILGKFRLVYFDNKAVIAG from the coding sequence ATGACTGATCCGATTCCAAGCGCAGGTGAAACGACCATCATTGGCCTTCCTGCAATAACTGTACCGGTTACTTCCACCGGAGACCGTCCTCTGACGAAGGAGGACCTTGAAACCATTATGCGTCTTGCCGACGGCACGGCGCTGCTGATCTCGACTAGGGGAGCGGTGTCGGGGTCGCGGTATCTTCTCGATGAGGATGAGATTACCGTCGGCCGTGATCCAAGCGCCGATATTCTTTTGGATGATTCCACGGTTTCCCGTTCCCACGCGGTGTTCCGAAGGTTGAATGGTAGGTATTGCGTCATCGATGCGGGAAGCTTGAATGGCACGTATGTGAACCGTCAGCGTGTTGATCAGCAGGAACTTAAGAATGGCGATGAAATCATTCTTGGCAAGTTCCGTCTGGTTTATTTCGATAACAAGGCTGTCATTGCTGGTTGA
- a CDS encoding MerR family transcriptional regulator: MNEAEPTLRLHLHVPTAVQGELFPTSDAQPVIRGYKGSVASRVAGITYRQLDYWARRQIVEPSITPSHGSGSRRLYSFKDVVILAVSKKLLDAGINLQNVTAAIGFLVQCTAEQLENITIMCDGQQVHECTDSEQMVALLQSGRAVFGVSMGSLWKQIRDALEHEEYVDLSTMPSTADSTCSVDDIAAMRMKKKLDAKRQARTAVSL; the protein is encoded by the coding sequence ATGAATGAGGCAGAGCCAACACTGCGGTTGCATCTGCATGTGCCGACTGCGGTACAGGGGGAGTTGTTTCCCACAAGCGATGCGCAGCCGGTGATACGTGGCTATAAGGGTTCAGTGGCGTCGAGGGTAGCTGGCATCACTTATCGTCAGCTTGATTATTGGGCGCGCAGACAGATTGTGGAGCCTTCTATCACTCCATCGCATGGGTCTGGGTCACGTAGACTGTATTCGTTCAAGGATGTGGTGATTCTTGCTGTGTCGAAAAAACTGCTTGATGCGGGCATCAATCTGCAGAATGTGACGGCTGCCATCGGTTTTCTAGTGCAATGCACTGCTGAGCAGCTGGAGAACATCACTATTATGTGCGATGGACAGCAGGTGCATGAATGCACGGACAGCGAGCAAATGGTGGCGCTGTTGCAAAGCGGTAGGGCGGTGTTCGGAGTATCCATGGGATCCTTGTGGAAGCAAATCAGGGATGCTCTTGAACACGAGGAGTATGTCGATTTATCTACGATGCCTTCCACTGCGGACTCGACCTGTTCTGTCGACGACATCGCTGCGATGCGCATGAAAAAGAAGCTTGATGCGAAGCGGCAGGCACGCACCGCGGTTTCACTGTAA
- a CDS encoding HAD hydrolase-like protein, producing the protein MSEQTRQSKKVVLLDLDGTLTKSDPGIIGCVVKVFEELGYPVPDDEELQRFIGPAIIESLQRNDIPEDRLDEGIAIYRRYYADEAVFDDPNNPGQKVPGRLNNTIYDGIPEQLAKLRADGYYLAIASCKPQYQCIPICEHFHLDAMVDGIYGASTDNSRLDKDQVIRWAFEHINFDEAAGDRALMVGDRWTDADGAKACGLDCLGCGWGYAEPGELKEHGAYRVIDNVSQLAQSVEEYFGADSAPRKGATR; encoded by the coding sequence ATGTCCGAACAGACCAGGCAATCCAAGAAAGTCGTTCTGCTTGACCTCGACGGCACGCTGACCAAATCCGATCCGGGAATCATCGGCTGTGTGGTCAAGGTGTTCGAGGAATTGGGGTATCCGGTTCCGGATGATGAGGAGTTGCAGCGATTCATCGGTCCAGCGATTATTGAATCCCTGCAGCGCAACGATATTCCTGAAGATCGTCTTGATGAGGGCATTGCTATTTATCGCAGGTATTATGCGGATGAGGCTGTGTTCGACGATCCCAACAATCCTGGACAGAAAGTGCCGGGGCGTTTAAACAACACCATCTACGATGGTATTCCGGAGCAGCTGGCCAAGTTGCGTGCTGATGGATATTATCTGGCGATCGCCAGTTGCAAACCGCAGTATCAGTGCATTCCGATTTGTGAGCATTTCCACTTGGACGCCATGGTCGACGGCATTTATGGCGCAAGCACCGATAATTCCCGCCTTGACAAGGATCAGGTGATTCGTTGGGCGTTTGAGCATATCAATTTTGATGAGGCTGCTGGTGATCGTGCGTTGATGGTTGGCGATCGCTGGACCGATGCCGATGGGGCCAAGGCATGCGGTCTGGATTGCTTGGGCTGCGGATGGGGCTATGCTGAGCCGGGTGAGCTCAAGGAGCATGGCGCATACCGAGTCATCGATAACGTAAGCCAACTTGCGCAGTCCGTCGAAGAGTATTTCGGGGCTGACAGTGCGCCCCGAAAAGGTGCGACACGCTGA
- a CDS encoding RNA polymerase-binding protein RbpA — protein MAERSLRGMSIGAKSLESDDNVDFAARNDVAYVCPKGHRTILPFAEGAEIPEEWECRCGMTARREGDKDREDDEISKPTRTHWDMLLERRTEDELKTLLEKRLQMHRDGWFPDYE, from the coding sequence ATGGCAGAACGCAGCCTGCGAGGCATGAGCATCGGCGCAAAGTCGTTGGAATCCGATGACAATGTGGATTTCGCGGCACGAAACGACGTCGCATATGTGTGCCCTAAAGGGCACCGTACGATTCTGCCGTTCGCTGAGGGCGCGGAGATTCCTGAGGAATGGGAATGCCGTTGTGGCATGACCGCGCGTCGTGAAGGCGACAAGGATCGTGAGGACGACGAAATCTCCAAGCCGACTCGTACGCACTGGGATATGCTGCTGGAACGTCGTACCGAAGACGAGCTGAAGACGCTGCTTGAGAAGCGACTGCAGATGCATCGTGACGGTTGGTTCCCAGACTACGAGTGA